Proteins found in one Sardina pilchardus chromosome 3, fSarPil1.1, whole genome shotgun sequence genomic segment:
- the rrp7a gene encoding ribosomal RNA-processing protein 7 homolog A — protein MAVPKKEHVNQPCVIPGGFTVLDLKFSKNSPAAHQLFGKEHKVRLEKTASRPLDRTLFVLNIPPYCTEDVISRLFSQFGPVQSVELKDKPGNPEPTEQKLSKYFTPAQKQGFSVGYIVYSKPSGVTAAKAHPQNVPLIVSSENHPVKTGLQKWIHQYSQSFVQPDTLQQAVDSFMNDYDRRKEEEAERKKEEAQQQEEDEEGWVKVTKGAKGTKARPHSEVADKRALEKEGKKTKRKELINFYSWQHRQSQRDHIAELRKKFEEDKQKIALLRAQRKFRPY, from the exons ATGGCGGTGCCCAAGAAAGAGCATGTTAACCAACCGTGTGTTATTCCAGGAGGATTTACTG TGCTAGATTTAAAATTTAGCAAGAATAGTCCAGCAGCACACCAGCTGTTCGGGAAAGAACACAAGGTCCGGTTAGAAAAAACGGCGAGCAGACCCTTGGACAGGACACTGTTTGTGCTCAACATTCCACCTTACTGCACAGAG gatgTCATAAGTCGGCTTTTCTCCCAGTTTGGGCCAGTTCAGTCTGTAGAGTTGAAAGATAAACCAGGCAACCCTGAACCCACAGAGCAAAAACTTTCAAAATATTTCACCCCGGCACAAAAACAG GGATTTTCAGTGGGGTACATAGTTTACTCAAAACCATCAGGTGTAACAGCTGCCAAAGCCCACCCTCAAAATGTGCCTTTAATCGTCTCCTCTGAGAATCATCCAGTAAAAACAGGTCTACAGA AATGGATACATCAATACAGCCAGTCATTTGTGCAGCCAGACACACTTCAACAGGCAGTTGATTCCTTTATGAATGACTATGACCGAAGGAAAGAGGAG GAAgcggagaggaagaaggaggaggcacaacagcaggaggaggatgaggagggatgGGTGAAAGTAACCAAAGGTGCGAAGGGCACCAAGGCCCGACCTCACAGTGAGGTAGCTGACAAGAGGGCGCTAGAAAAGGAGGGCAAGAAGACGAAACGGAAGGAGCTGATAAACTTCTACAGTTGGCAGCACAGACAGTCCCAGAGAGACC ATATTGCTGAGCTTCGAAAGAAGTTTGAAGAGGACAAGCAAAAGATTGCTTTGCTGAGAGCCCAGAGAAAATTCAGGCCATACTGA
- the wbp2nl gene encoding postacrosomal sheath WW domain-binding protein → MALNRNHAQNGGVMINNGESVLRECKNVELSFSDVTCKTDVFKGTKKGSVYLTPYRMVFVSSNPRDNLGSIMFPYYLIKGCSIEQPVFAANYIKGTLHAEPGGGWEGQAGFKMSFPSGGAIELGQHLFKLATNASRAPPAQNGGASFGYPSPGAMNGYGPPPMPMGYPYAPPPQQNGFHPGPAPPPGNMGYPYPAAGMYPSAPAYMAPPPPYPGPPQNWAAPPAPPAGNAKAAEAAGSAYYNPNNPHNVYMPMEQPPPYAPYPSYPEKKNN, encoded by the exons ATGGCACTGAATCGAAATCATGCGCAAAACGGGGGAGTTATGATTAATAACGGAGAAAG TGTCTTGAGAGAGTGCAAAAATGTGGAGTTGTCCTTCAGTGATGTTACGTGCAAGACAGATGTATTCAAGGGAACCAAGAAGGGTTCTGTGTACCTCACACCATACAGG ATGGTGTTTGTCTCCAGCAACCCAAGGGACAACCTCGGCTCCATTATGTTCCCCTACTACCTGATAAAGGGCTGCAGTATTGAACAGCCAGTTTTTGCGGCAAATTACATCAAGGGCACACTTCATGCAGAGCCAGGAG GTGGCTGGGAGGGACAGGCAGGTTTCAAGATGTCCTTCCCAAGTGGTGGTGCCATTGAGCTGGGCCAGCACCTCTTCAAACTGGCCACAAATG CGTCTCGTGCCCCTCCAGCCCAAAATGGAGGTGCCTCATTCGGCTATCCTTCACCTGGTGCTATGAATGGCTATGGACCTCCACCTATGCCCATGGGCTATCCTTACGCACCTCCTCCTCAACAAAATGGTTTCCACCCTGGTCCCGCTCCACCCCCTGGCAACATGGGCTATCCATATCCCGCAGCTG GAATGTACCCATCTGCCCCTGCTTACATGGCCCCTCCTCCACCTTATCCTGGACCACCCCAGAACTGGGCTGCACCCCCTGCACCCCCTGcag GTAATGCAAAGGCAGCCGAGGCCGCTGGCAGTGCGTACTACAACCCAAACAATCCCCACAATGTCTACATGCCCATG GAGCAGCCTCCTCCATATGCACCATACCCCAGCTACCCTGAGAAGAAGAACAACTGA
- the LOC134075895 gene encoding heme-binding protein 1-like, translating into MFGMLKNSLFGATEETEYKLLSTETKDGVSYEVRRYDNGKFATISSEGRTFDQMSGELVRKLLMYVGGSNEQGEAMGNTMPIILTVFPRDDGAMLRRLVVAVRIPSRYQVCPPTPTDSTIKIEDRSGMTVYSLQFGGFAGEAEFRSEYSRLTRTIGETAPYQRKQYFCVSYDPPLKPYGRRNEVWLIQDEP; encoded by the exons ATGTTTGGAATGCTAAAGAATTCGCTTTTTGGGGCCACTGAGGAAACTGAGTACAAATTATTAAGCACTGAAACAAAG GACGGGGTCAGCTATGAGGTGCGACGGTATGACAATGGAAAGTTCGCCACCATAAGCTCCGAGGGACGGACGTTCGATCAAATGTCGGGCGAACTTGTGAGGAAGCTCCTCATGTACGTCGGGGGGAGCAATGAGCAAG GAGAAGCCATGGGAAACACAATGCCAATCATCTTAACCGTGTTCCCCCGGGATGACGGTGCCATGCTGCGACGTCTGGTTGTTGCTGTTCGGATTCCCTCGCGCTATCAAGTCTGTCCACCAACACCAACCGACAGCACAATCAAAATTGAGGATCGGTCAGGCATGACCGTCTACTCACT GCAATTTGGGGGCTTCGCAGGAGAGGCAGAGTTTCGCTCCGAATACTCCCGTCTGACGCGCACCATCGGCGAGACCGCCCCTTATCAGCGCAAGCAGTACTTCTGCGTGAGCTACGACCCGCCACTGAAGCCCTACGGGCGACGAAATGAAGTCTGGCTCATCCAGGACGAGCCCTGA
- the fmc1 gene encoding protein FMC1 homolog has translation MASLNSPLRVCRSILRELRALKGPEYKQTMAYNYVLEQFRKNQVTGERYCRAQQEALHSSLTYLCLLSSTRQHMALHNLYHGKGERSTEEAAGLVGLRLPTQPGGKGWEK, from the exons ATGGCGTCGTTGAATTCGCCGCTGCGTGTATGTCGTAGTATACTGAGAGAACTACGGGCTTTAAAGGGACCAGAATATAAACAAACGATGGCATATAATTACGTGTTGGAACAGTTTCGTAAAAATCAG GTAACAGGAGAGAGGTACTGTCGTGCCCAGCAGGAGGCGCTCCACTCCTCCCTTACCTACCTGTGCTTGCTCTCCTCCACCAGACAGCATATGGCTCTCCACAACCTCTACCACGGCAAAGGGGAGCGTAGCACGGAGGAGGCGGCGGGCCTGGTGGGCCTTCGGTTGCCCACCCAACCAGGAGGAAAAGGCTGGGAAAAGTGA
- the LOC134076774 gene encoding uncharacterized protein LOC134076774, with protein sequence MLPFLLFVFCATFAVGQTETCLECSGADWGKCFGQEHSCRASEKCVSAVTVLTQDLRGDFNKTIQKVNRKCADSALCQQDFSVNFRVADWKIKTKCGENVTMGNEKPSEGKLVCYGCVSQPAYCTKTVKCSETETMCISASETVAGNLVVNKGCATKTMCNLKRGISDVVGSTVVGHVSCCQGNLCNGSGILKSTSSVCLLLLSMLPWMLP encoded by the exons ATGTTGCCATTTTTGCTATTTGTGTTTTGTGCCACGTTCGCAGTTG gacAGACAGAAACATGTTTGGAGTGTTCAGGTGCGGATTGGGGCAAATGTTTTGGACAGGAACATTCCTGTCGGGCttctgagaagtgtgtgtcGGCAGTGACTGTACTCACTCAAG ATCTTAGAGGAGATTTCAATAAGACCATCCAGAAAGTGAATAGAAAATGTGCAGATTCCGCACTCTGTCAGCAGGACTTCTCTGTGAACTTTCGAGTTGCTGACTGGAAGATCAAGACCAAGTGTGGTGAAAATGTAACTATGG GAAATGAAAAACCTTCCGAGGGCAAACTGGTATGTTATGGATGTGTTTCTCAACCGGCTTATTGCACTAAAACTGTGAAATGCAGTGAAACTGAGACCATGTGCATCAGTGCTTCAG AGACTGTTGCTGGAAATCTTGTGGTCAACAAAGGTTGTGCAACTAAGACCATGTGCAATCTGAAACGAGGCATATCTGATGTGGTGGGGTCTACCGTAGTTGGGCATGTGTCTTGTTGCCAAGGGAACCTTTGCAATGGCAGTGGCATCTTGAAATCCACCTCatcagtgtgtttgttgttgctatCAATGCTTCCCTGGATGCTGCCTTGA